A region of Drosophila suzukii chromosome 2L, CBGP_Dsuzu_IsoJpt1.0, whole genome shotgun sequence DNA encodes the following proteins:
- the LOC108008256 gene encoding phenoloxidase-activating factor 2-like has translation MPRYWALGALLLGCIISAVDLCEPPNRWVLKGRCANILGHFANELYDCCGDAYSNANTYLSTTTSQPPYKFFIPTVPTPSTKQLLNEYCGCENGNLLNFSMRMTEKHPWPAQYPWLIALFSNGTYFGVASLVAPGTVLTAAHLVMNKNADDIVVRAGDFDFLLRGVQFPPDERRVSRIRIHENFQYQTVENNVALLYLKSPFKLRKHIAPICLPAQGKSFEQKRCIIAGWGKRAVHPYTQFLDIQIKMDVPIVTRTFCQNQLRQTRLRMDYNLPDSLICAGGEKAKDACFFDGGSALFCRQENVPFRYDLAGVFSFGLCELENVPSTFTNLAMFGDWLYQHL, from the exons ATGCCTCGATACTGGGCACTTGGAGCTCTTCTTTTGGGCTGCATCATTTCTGCCGTCGACCTCTGTGAGCCCCCGAATCGTTGGGTTCTAAAGGGACGCTGTGCAAATATACTTGGCCATTTCGCAAACGAACTTTACGACTGCTGTGGAGATGCTTATTCC AATGCGAACACGTATCTGTCCACCACAACAAGTCAGCCACCTTATAAGTTCTTCATCCCAACAGTCCCAACTCCTTCGACAAAACAGCTTTTAAATGAGTATTGCGGGTGTGAAAATGGAAATCTTCTGAATTTTAGTATGCGAATGACCGAGAAGCACCCTTGGCCTGCTCAATATCCCTGGCTAATTGCCCTGTTCTCCAATGGCACTTACTTTGGAGTAGCATCCCTGGTTGCCCCCGGGACTGTACTAACTGCAGCTCACCTTGTGATGAATAAGAATGCGGATGATATTGTGGTGAGAGCTGGTGACTTTGACTTTTTGTTGCGCGGAGTGCAGTTTCCGCCGGATGAGCGTCGTGTGAGCAGAATCCGGATCCATGAGAACTTTCAATACCAGACTGTGGAGAACAACGTAGCACTTCTGTACCTCAAGTCCCCGTTCAAGCTGAGAAAACATATCGCCCCCATTTGTTTACCTGCCCAGGGAAAGTCATTCGAGCAAAAGCGTTGCATTATTGCCGGATGGGGAAAGCGGGCTGTCCACCCTTACACACAATTTTTGGATATACAAATCAAAATGGATGTGCCAATAGTAACCAGGACATTCTGCCAGAATCAGTTAAGGCAAACCAGACTCCGCATGGATTATAACCTACCAGATAGTCTCATTTGCGCCGGCGGTGAAAAAGCAAAGGATGCCTGCTTTTTCGATGGTGGATCTGCCTTGTTCTGCAGACAGGAAAATGTTCCTTTTCGTTACGATCTGGCAGGGGTCTTCAGCTTTGGTTTGTGTGAACTGGAAAACGTGCCATCAACGTTTACCAATTTGGCCATGTTCGGAGATTGGCTTTATCAACACCTCTAG
- the LOC108008340 gene encoding phenoloxidase-activating factor 2, whose product MLRAWALLALFWSCILFSNAHICASSHQCVPKENCRREEPIFDLSSTIDCSDLEVCCEKSNVIGKKHRPSTLPPGSLCGMSNPNGLDENQRVYGNQVRPGQFPWVMALFTKGQYFGGGSLIAPGLVLTAAHILVRKSSVYIKVRAGEWDLSSSGEVDPPEERQVIKIIIHEAFKYSSGAKNLALLFLDSPFEIKPHIQTICLPIPGQNFEGRRCMVAGWGKRSFAGNELLSIQEKIELPIVDSLRCQHQLRQTRMGSNYQLSDSLICAGGEQGKDVCPRFGGSALFCALEGDPNRYELAGIVNWGIECGQENVPGIYTSVSKFKEWIDPHLEQVFSVPGDLVFFMRSHL is encoded by the exons ATGTTACGAGCGTGGGCACTTTTAGCTCTGTTTTGGAGTTGCATCCTTTTTAGCAATGCTCATATATGTGCGAGTTCCCATCAGTGTGttcccaaagaaaattgtCGACGAGAAGAGCCCATTTTTGATCTAAGTTCTACCATCGATTGCAGCGACTTAGAAGTCTGCTGTGAAAAGTCTAATGTG ATTGGCAAAAAGCATAGACCTTCGACACTTCCACCAGGTTCCCTTTGTGGCATGAGTAATCCGAATGGTCTAGATGAAAACCAACGAGTATATGGGAATCAGGTCAGACCGGGTCAATTTCCTTGGGTAATGGCTTTGTTCACCAAGGGCCAATATTTCGGAGGCGGTTCGTTGATAGCCCCAGGACTAGTACTAACTGCAGCTCATATTCTGGTACGTAAGTCCAGTGTCTACATAAAGGTCAGAGCTGGCGAATGGGACTTGTCCTCCAGTGGGGAAGTTGACCCACCCGAAGAGCGCCAAGTGATCAAGATTATTATACATGAGGCGTTTAAATACAGCAGCGGGGCCAAAAACTTGGCGCTTCTCTTTTTGGATTCACCATTCGAGATAAAACCCCATATTCAGACCATATGCTTACCAATTCCCGGTCAGAACTTTGAAGGACGTCGCTGCATGGTTGCTGGTTGGGGAAAAAGATCATTTGCCGGTAACGAACTTTTGTCCATACAAGAGAAAATCGAACTGCCCATAGTGGATAGTTTAAGGTGCCAGCATCAATTGAGGCAAACTAGGATGGGTTCGAACTATCAGCTGTCCGACAGCTTAATTTGTGCCGGCGGAGAGCAGGGCAAAGATGTTTGCCCTCGGTTTGGAGGATCCGCCCTTTTCTGCGCCCTCGAAGGGGACCCCAATCGCTATGAACTGGCTGGGATCGTCAACTGGGGCATCGAGTGTGGCCAGGAAAATGTTCCGGGCATCTACACATCTGTTTCCAAGTTCAAAGAGTGGATTGATCCGCATTTGGAGCAAGTGTTCAGCGTGCCGGGAGATCTAGTTTTCTTCATGCGCAGTCATCTTTGA
- the LOC108007846 gene encoding phenoloxidase-activating factor 2-like has product MTKYWVIGALIFGCISAADFCQYPYQCVARGYCRTYTILDYESRASCFSNQQCCFVANAASQYVYSPNNSPYYTTERLWQAGNNYQAATTTNWHQNTLFNQETTPLAPNVNYNPVTTPWPQVGNYYQNTATTQRSGQPPYFPQPSTLPLQTNTSQRRQTQLNQPTTPKPAPFRFGRRSNTPIEASLLNELCGLGNSSGPGQYPWVVALFNRGEYFGGGSLIAPGVVLTAAHLLPNKNANEIVVRAGVWDMASDWERIRHEERVVKKIDRHEEFVFGKAWNDMALLYLQSPFELKAHIRTICLPREERSFDHKRCVIAGWGKPSYQDPQNSKKQKQIVLPMVMREDCQNKLRRTSMGRDFELHESLICAGGERDQDACTGDGGSPLFCPLENDPNRYEQAGIVSFGIRCGQENVPGIFTNVALFRDYIDLKLAGGKFDL; this is encoded by the exons ATGACCAAATACTGGGTGATAGGAGCCCTAATTTTCGGCTGCATTTCTGCTGCCGATTTCTGCCAATATCCGTATCAGTGCGTTGCTAGAGGATATTGTAGAACATATACAATACTGGACTACGAGTCAAGGGCTTCATGCTTTTCAAACCAACAATGTTGCTTTGTTGCAAATGCTGCCAGC CAATACGTGTATAGCCCAAATAATTCACCCTATTATACAACGGAAAGGTTGTGGCAAGCTGGAAACAACTACCAAGCCGCTACCACAACAAACTGGCACCAAAATACACTCTTTAACCAAGAAACCACACCTTTGGCCCCAAATGTAAACTATAACCCAGTCACAACACCCTGGCCCCAAGTTGGGAATTATTACCAAAACACCGCCACTACCCAACGATCCGGACAACCCCCATACTTCCCTCAACCCTCAACTCTACCCTTACAAACAAATACCTCACAGCGGCGCCAAACTCAACTGAACCAACCAACCACACCAAAACCTGCTCCATTCCGATTTGGAAGGCGTTCTAACACGCCAATCGAAGCTTCTCTTCTGAATGAGCTCTGCGGCTTGGGTAACTCAAGTGGACCTGGTCAATATCCCTGGGTGGTGGCTCTTTTTAACCGTGGTGAATACTTTGGAGGCGGTTCCCTAATTGCTCCTGGAGTGGTTCTAACAGCAGCTCACCTTCTGCCAAACAAGAATGCGAATGAGATTGTGGTCAGAGCTGGCGTATGGGATATGGCATCCGATTGGGAAAGAATCCGTCATGAGGAGCGAGTTGTGAAAAAAATCGATCGACACGAAGAGTTTGTATTCGGAAAGGCGTGGAACGACATGGCGCTCCTATATCTCCAATCTCCCTTCGAGCTGAAAGCCCACATTCGTACCATCTGTTTACCAAGGGAGGAAAGGTCATTCGATCACAAACGCTGCGTAATAGCCGGATGGGGAAAGCCTTCCTACCAGGATcctcaaaattcaaaaaaacaaaagcaaatagTGTTACCTATGGTGATGAGAGAAGATTGCCAGAATAAATTGAGGCGAACCTCGATGGGCCGTGACTTCGAGCTACACGAGAGCCTAATTTGCGCCGGTGGAGAACGGGACCAGGATGCCTGCACTGGCGATGGTGGATCTCCCCTATTCTGTCCACTGGAAAACGACCCCAATCGGTACGAACAGGCTGGCATCGTCAGCTTTGGCATCCGTTGTGGCCAGGAGAATGTGCCCGGAATCTTCACAAACGTGGCCTTGTTCAGGGATTACATTGATCTGAAGCTGGCGGGCGGCAAATTTGATTTgtaa
- the Cpr23B gene encoding uncharacterized protein Cpr23B: MAAKLFTLLFLALFAAGQAEYNYNEKSNQAVNSLNSRASGSSGEDFLSDYHTPSNNALNSQATPDGYDYLAPTRNQFSAGSRMASVQASNLLQNAANAESALLPSPLPILRQEQNSEVVSPVQSQNQKVASVPAVQRQSQDAVVVSSVLSQRKEPEVYPPASYSFNYAVNDETTGDIKEHSETRDGYVVRGFYSLVDPDGYKRTVTYTADDVHGFNAVVNRVPYAIKRVVVPAVSKVAQPTPFVSRDERTKSVDINGASGAASLGSELRSGTSSGSGSVSGSGSGSVSGSGNTVSGSGVTNNFADDSYVNAPRGLDASGGPYA, translated from the exons ATGGCAGCTAAG TTGTTCACCCTGCTATTTTTGGCCCTTTTCGCCGCCGGCCAAGCGGAGTACAACTACAACGAGAAGTCGAACCAGGCGGTCAACTCTTTAAACTCCAGAGCATCCGGTAGTTCTGGAGAGGATTTCCTGAGTGACTACCACACGCCCAGCAACAATGCCCTCAACTCGCAGGCCACTCCCGATGGCTATGACTACTTGGCGCCCACCAGGAACCAATTTTCCGCCGGCAGTCGGATGGCCAGTGTTCAGGCCTCGAATCTCCTCCAGAATGCGGCCAATGCCGAATCCGCTCTGCTGCCCTCACCGCTGCCCATCCTTCGTCAGGAGCAGAACTCGGAGGTGGTATCACCTGTGCAGTCCCAAAATCAGAAGGTAGCTTCAGTTCCGGCCGTTCAGCGGCAAAGTCAGGATGCAGTGGTGGTTTCATCTGTTCTGAGCCAACGTAAGGAGCCCGAAGTCTATCCACCTGCCAGCTATAGCTTCAACTATGCCGTGAATGACGAGACCACTGGGGACATCAAGGAGCATAGCGAAACCCGGGATGGTTATGTCGTCCGTGGTTTCTACAGCCTCGTCGATCCCGATGGCTACAAGCGCACGGTGACCTACACGGCGGATGATGTACATGGCTTCAATGCGGTCGTCAACCGAGTTCCCTATGCCATCAAAAGGGTGGTTGTCCCAGCGGTGTCCAAGGTAGCTCAGCCCACTCCATTTGTATCTCGAGATGAGCGCACCAAGTCAGTGGATATCAATGGAGCCTCGGGCGCAGCATCTCTGGGAAGTGAGCTAAGATCGGGAACCAGTTCCGGTTCCGGTTCCGTTTCCGGTTCGGGCTCGGGTTCTGTTTCGGGATCTGGTAACACAGTTTCCGGTTCAGGAGTGACCAACAACTTCGCAGATGACAGCTATGTCAATGCCCCCCGAGGACTCGACGCCTCTGGTGGTCCCTACGCCTGA
- the LOC108008437 gene encoding uncharacterized protein produces MNLVGFFRLLILSTLFWLFVLELLIFYNSTTFADLIEFIQKPYRENVESYDVGLRSQHWDDDRIARILREQVRVHCLVYMDCTDYKFGAQKAMHVKNSWGRRCNRLTFISQKEITLLEAYHQIYVEFHKELDWLLVVYLDSYVIMENLRYLLAHYSPSEEVYFSAQHAVYIYAHVGEVSSTDYIFSREALERLATRNCLQNEIFFRECLKRMKKALSEGLQSFNVPHEVIPYSLRNKFWLWPCAFRAVYDNQSWENCFGGAILHPYCRATQMYILEFVYYHLRPYGHLNPLPELRSPRFPMIIKYRPLNDRLARYMYRSVRIICLVISWPKKYMSAVKAISETWGRHCNRVVYYGGSTRTTLSGVKIVGLNVSDTRSNLWGKTKAAFHHAYKNYAHEADWFYKADDDTYAVMENMRKLLQPYSPASPIYFGSPFKLANTLYMSGGAGYVLSKKAVKLLILGAAEKCLPGDQGTEDYTMGKCLRILNVDAGDSRDLMGRHRFFSLSLEHFLIPNHDDDNFWLKEYLYQVTGTGMECCSTYSISIHNVSPYKMHFLETILYKSRPYGLLAGHPPPRRLRKKPLWIQQYRL; encoded by the exons ATGAACTTAGTAGGATTTTTTCGATTACTGATCCTATCAACCTTGTTTTGGCTGTTTGTGCTCGAGCTGTTGATATTCTACAACAGCACTACTTTCGCTGATCTAATTGAGTTTATACAAAAGCCTTACAGGGAGAATGTAGAGAGCTATGATGTTGGCTTACGAAGTCAGCACTGGGATGATGATCGGATAGCGAGGATTCTACGGGAGCAGGTTCGCGTTCATTGCCTAGTTTATATGGATTGTACGGACTACAAGTTTGGGGCTCAGAAAGCTATGCATGTTAAGAATAGTTGGGGTCGTCGGTGCAACCGGCTGACCTTTATCAGTCAAAAGGAGATCACTCTGCTGGAGGCATATCACCAGATTTATGTGGAGTTCCACAAAGAACTTGACTGGCTGCTGGTTGTTTACTTGGACTCCTATGTTATCATGGAGAATCTCCGCTACTTGCTGGCCCACTATTCGCCTTCCGAGGAGGTATACTTTAGTGCCCAACATGCCGTCTATATCTATGCCCATGTTGGTGAGGTCTCCAGCACTGACTATATCTTCAGTAGGGAGGCATTGGAGCGATTAGCGACAAGGAACTGCTTGCAAAACGAGATTTTCTTCAGGGAGTGCTTGAAACGAATGAAAAAGGCTCTCAGCGAGGGTCTTCAATCATTCAACGTCCCGCATGAAGTGATTCCCTATAGTCTACGTAATAAATTTTGGCTATGGCCCTGCGCTTTTCGAGCCGTCTACGATAATCAG agTTGGGAGAACTGTTTTGGAGGAGCAATTCTGCACCCATATTGCCGTGCTACGCAAATGTATATTCTAGAATTTGTGTACTATCACCTGCGACCCTATGGCCATTTGAATCCCCTGCCAGAACTGAGGTCTCCACGATTTCCAATGATCATAAAATATAGACCGTTGAACGATCGGCTGGCAAGGTATATGTATCGGTCGGTTAGGATAATATGCTTGGTTATATCCTGGCCCAAGAAGTACATGAGTGCCGTGAAGGCAATTAGCGAGACCTGGGGTCGCCATTGCAACAGAGTGGTATATTATGGCGGTTCTACCCGAACCACCTTGTCTGGAGTAAAGATTGTGGGCCTGAATGTCAGCGATACTCGCAGTAATCTGTGGGGCAAGACAAAGGCAGCATTTCACCATGCTTATAAGAATTACGCCCACGAGGCGGATTGGTTCTATAAGGCTGATGACGATACCTATGCCGTAATGGAGAATATGCGTAAACTGCTCCAACCCTACTCACCTGCCAGTCCAATTTATTTTGGCTCTCCGTTTAAACTGGCAAACACACTCTATATGTCCGGAGGTGCTGGCTATGTCCTCAGCAAAAAGGCTGTGAAGCTATTGATTCTTGGGGCAGCCGAGAAGTGCCTGCCAGGAGATCAAGGTACTGAAGACTATACAATGGGCAAATGCCTGCGCATATTGAATGTTGATGCCGGCGATTCCAGAGACCTTATGGGCCGTCATCGGTTCTTTTCACTTTCCCTGGAACACTTTCTTATACCGAATCATGATGATGACAACTTTTGGCTAAAGGAATATCTCTATCAAGTAACCGGAACG GGTATGGAATGTTGTTCCACCTATTCAATTTCAATACACAATGTATCTCCCTACAAAATGCATTTTCTGGAAACCATTTTGTATAAAAGCCGACCGTATGGACTTCTTGCTGGTCATCCTCCGCCAAGACGCTTAAGAAAAAAACCGCTTTGGATACAGCAATATAGATTATGA
- the LOC108010135 gene encoding glycoprotein-N-acetylgalactosamine 3-beta-galactosyltransferase 1 gives MGVRPHRKRMELILMVLIGMAWGVLLSALMKRDHWQYRGDQLKEESSPFPSSHRSFRSPAITTTHPHPDILPAHLFNETRVLCMVMTSPKTHQSRAIHIQRTWGTRCNKLIFMSTKADKQLGSIVLNVREGYSNSWPKTRASLEYVYKHYFHKYDWFLKADDDTYVIMENLRAFLYAYSPKTPVLFGDKFQTHVKEGYTSGGSDYVLSKMALHRLINQGFSNSSICTNRNYGYEDVELGRCLTAVGVETGDSRDEDGLSRFIPISPLHWYSQALLYNTTPDNTNDCCSSTAISFHFNNALEFYMLDYVIYKLRTFGINNVQDLLPSKKSISVTKQSLSTFQTKKMELHKNALNKMISEKNETKPKAETKPKPKS, from the exons ATGGGAGTACGACCGCATCGTAAGCGTATGGAGCTGATCTTGATGGTTCTGATCGGGATGGCATGGGGTGTTCTTCTGTCGGCCTTGATGAAACGGGACCACTGGCAGTATCGCGGGGATCAGCTGAAGGAGGAAAGCAGTCCCTTTCCAAGCAGTCACAGGAGCTTCCGTAGTCCCGCCATCACCACAACTCATCCGCATCCGGATATCCTGCCCGCCCATCTCTTCAACGAAACACGAGTTCTGTGCATGGTGATGACCAGTCCCAAAACCCACCAGAGTCGCGCCATCCACATCCAACGTACCTGGGGAACGCGCTGCAACAAGCTGATCTTCATGAGCACCAAGGCGGATAAGCAACTGGGTTCCATTGTCCTCAATGTGAGGGAGGGCTATTCGAACTCATGGCCTAAGACGAGGGCATCATTGGAATATGTCTATAAACATTATTTCCATAAGTACGATTGGTTTCTGAAGGCAGATGATGATAC CTATGTTATAATGGAAAATCTACGTGCCTTTCTATATGCCTACAGTCCGAAGACCCCAGTGCTTTTTGGAGATAAGTTTCAAACGCATGTTAAAGAG GGTTATACTTCTGGAGGATCTGATTATGTCTTGAGCAAAATGGCCCTACATCGTCTGATAAATCAGGGCTTTAGCAACAGCAGTATCTGCACCAACCGGAACTACGGCTACGAGGATGTGGAACTAGGACGATGTTTAACAGCGGTGGGCGTAGAGACTGGAGATTCCAGGGATGAAGACGGATTGAGCAGATTTATCCCCATCTCACCGCTGCACTGGTACTCGCAGGCGCTGCTCTACAATACGACCCCAGAT AACACCAACGATTGTTGCTCCAGCACGGCCATCTCGTTTCACTTCAACAACGCACTGGAGTTTTACATGCTGGACTACGTAATCTACAAGTTACGAACATTTGGCATAAACAATGTTCAAGATCTTTTGCCATCTAAAAAATCCATTTCGGTTACTAAGCAATCTTTGAGCACTTTTCAGACCAAAAAAATGGAACTTCACAAAAATGCTCTCAACAAAATGATATCCGAAAAAAACGAAACAAAGCCAAAAGCCGAAACTAAGCCAAAGCCCAAATCGTAA
- the LOC108008239 gene encoding phenoloxidase-activating factor 2 → MWQRVIIFSCLLWVLTEAGAPCGLQLECVPQGLCGLGSWNLNAGTTQTHCQRWETCCHISQVLPVGAPVNCGYSNPNGLDNTTPAHVDQAKPNEFPWIVALMKQKRQFFGAGTLVTENVVITAAHLVHDKSVKDFVIAGGAWDLNELFRPTVVSRSPARIISHPEFNNITGANNIALIILDVSFEMKPYIGTICWPNSEFSLHQERCVVAGWGIPNPDVPNYSFRQKKIWLPIVSKDLCEAQLRRTELGRDYQLDPTLLCAGGERGRDACQGDGGSPLMCPIPGHPTIFEFVGIVNGGISCGRENVPAIYTNIMQLKPWIEKHLNEEINKPYKTFPIYNIDYD, encoded by the exons ATGTGGCAGAGAGTTATAATTTTCAGTTGTCTTTTATGGGTGCTGACTGAGGCGGGAGCGCCTTGTGGACTCCAATTGGAGTGTGTTCCCCAAGGTCTTTGTGGACTAGGTTCCTGGAACCTAAACGCTGGAACTACTCAAACGCATTGCCAGAGATGGGAAACATGCTGTCACATTTCTCAAGTG TTACCTGTGGGCGCCCCAGTAAACTGTGGTTACAGTAACCCTAATGGTCTGGATAATACAACCCCGGCTCATGTTGATCAGGCAAAGCCCAATGAATTTCCATGGATTGTGGCGCTGATGAAACAAAAGAGGCAGTTTTTTGGAGCCGGAACTCTGGTAACCGAAAATGTTGTAATAACAGCTGCCCATTTGGTGCACGATAAGTCGGTAAAAGATTTTGTAATCGCCGGTGGTGCCTGGGACTTGAACGAACTGTTTAGACCCACGGTTGTATCACGATCTCCGGCCAGGATTATATcgcatccagaatttaataatattaccGGTGCAAACAACATAGCTTTGATCATACTCGATGTTTCGTTTGAGATGAAACCCTACATAGGAACCATTTGCTGGCCCAATTCAGAATTCTCTTTGCATCAAGAACGCTGCGTGGTGGCCGGTTGGGGTATACCAAATCCCGATGTTCCAAATTATTCGTTTAGGCAAAAGAAAATTTGGTTGCCCATCGTAAGCAAGGATCTATGCGAGGCCCAATTGCGGAGGACGGAACTGGGAAGGGACTACCAACTGGACCCCACCTTGCTATGTGCGGGTGGAGAGAGGGGTCGGGATGCCTGCCAGGGCGACGGTGGATCTCCGCTAATGTGTCCCATTCCCGGACACCCCACGATCTTCGAGTTCGTCGGCATTGTCAATGGTGGCATATCGTGTGGACGGGAAAATGTCCCCGCTATCTATACGAATATTATGCAATTGAAGCCCTGGATCGAGAAACATCTAAATGAGGAAATCAACAAACCGTATAAGACATTTCCCATTTATAATATAGATTACGATTAA